In Candidatus Liberimonas magnetica, the following proteins share a genomic window:
- a CDS encoding TolC family protein, which yields MIKQVKYLIVFFSLIVTSSISKASDQFLDMCLRFAQARDKNLEVAEEQVKLSMTRLIRSTRAFLPVLSLERKYEKGKTYSGADPSIGLLSQEYQSESLGFRAQQPIFEGGRLSNTYKYDNSMLASAKYNYTKIREELFYKIKATYFEFLTAKMRYIKLKKTLGEINKLSERVELEYHAKAISKLDLDEAKNFRDKVENMFKEAESTMALTKRRLAYFANIESLDDIPGVIPEGLPEDVPEISYVLDECINFAVQNNVELKMTKLQIEMAKYKRRIIDSKIIPKIYLEGFYGRSGEADVSQPIPLAVSWSLLGKLSWGLWGNSLEIDQNTTKTNPNEATNPNARFDTNSLDIKFSFFDDLNYFVDSKESKVGFNQALASYDESNKKTIMEVDKSYSEYRDSLFSAKVLKDEIEIKERKLELLRKRNQLYEVTTLQLMQETVSYAETVFQYSKMMYTNYSNVSNLERLTLMPLR from the coding sequence ATGATAAAACAAGTAAAATATCTAATTGTTTTCTTTTCTTTAATTGTTACCTCTAGTATCTCTAAAGCCTCCGATCAATTTTTAGATATGTGTTTAAGGTTTGCTCAAGCCAGAGATAAAAACCTGGAAGTTGCTGAAGAACAGGTCAAACTTTCCATGACAAGATTGATCAGGTCTACCAGGGCATTTTTGCCTGTATTATCCCTGGAGAGAAAATACGAAAAAGGAAAGACCTATTCAGGTGCAGACCCGTCTATAGGCCTTCTTTCTCAGGAGTATCAATCCGAAAGTTTAGGTTTTAGGGCCCAGCAACCTATCTTTGAGGGTGGGAGGTTGAGCAATACTTACAAGTACGACAATTCAATGCTTGCCTCTGCAAAATATAATTATACTAAAATAAGAGAAGAATTATTTTATAAGATTAAAGCCACTTATTTTGAGTTTTTAACTGCAAAGATGCGGTATATTAAGCTAAAAAAAACACTTGGAGAAATCAATAAATTATCAGAGCGGGTAGAACTGGAATACCATGCAAAAGCTATATCAAAACTGGATTTAGATGAAGCCAAAAACTTCAGGGATAAAGTTGAAAACATGTTCAAGGAAGCAGAGTCCACCATGGCACTTACAAAAAGGCGGCTTGCATATTTTGCAAACATTGAGTCATTAGACGATATCCCGGGAGTAATACCGGAAGGCCTTCCAGAAGATGTACCGGAAATATCGTACGTACTGGATGAATGCATTAATTTTGCTGTTCAAAACAACGTAGAATTAAAAATGACCAAACTGCAGATAGAAATGGCGAAATACAAAAGAAGGATCATTGACTCAAAGATCATCCCCAAAATATATCTGGAAGGTTTTTATGGAAGAAGCGGAGAAGCGGATGTTTCGCAGCCAATACCCTTGGCTGTGTCCTGGAGCTTGTTGGGAAAACTGAGCTGGGGCCTGTGGGGTAATTCGCTTGAAATAGATCAAAATACGACAAAAACAAACCCTAATGAGGCTACCAACCCTAATGCAAGGTTTGATACGAACAGCCTTGATATTAAGTTTTCTTTTTTTGATGATTTGAACTATTTTGTTGATTCTAAGGAAAGCAAAGTGGGGTTCAATCAGGCTTTAGCGTCTTACGATGAGTCAAATAAGAAAACGATCATGGAAGTCGACAAATCCTACAGCGAATACAGGGATTCTCTTTTTAGCGCAAAAGTCCTTAAGGATGAAATTGAAATAAAAGAAAGAAAGCTCGAGTTGTTGCGTAAAAGGAACCAGCTCTATGAGGTTACGACTCTGCAACTGATGCAGGAAACAGTATCTTATGCTGAAACCGTATTCCAATATTCAAAAATGATGTATACTAATTATTCGAATGTCAGCAATCTGGAAAGGCTTACCCTGATGCCGTTAAGGTAA
- a CDS encoding RNA-binding protein has product MNIYVANISSDVSEDELHQIFTEFGQVKSAALIRDRDTGQLRGFGFVEMPSQDEAKAAIAALNGKDIKGKALVVNEARPKPERKSGGGGGYGNRGHSGGGWSKNRKSGGGGGYGKW; this is encoded by the coding sequence ATGAACATTTATGTAGCCAATATTTCTTCAGATGTTTCAGAAGATGAGCTGCATCAGATCTTTACGGAGTTCGGGCAGGTTAAATCAGCAGCTTTGATCAGGGACAGAGATACCGGACAATTACGCGGTTTTGGCTTTGTGGAAATGCCTTCACAGGATGAAGCAAAAGCTGCTATTGCTGCTTTAAACGGCAAAGATATAAAAGGTAAAGCGCTTGTAGTTAACGAAGCGCGCCCCAAACCGGAAAGAAAAAGCGGCGGCGGCGGCGGGTACGGCAACAGAGGCCATAGCGGCGGCGGATGGAGTAAAAACAGAAAAAGCGGCGGCGGTGGTGGATATGGAAAATGGTAG
- a CDS encoding 2-isopropylmalate synthase, whose protein sequence is MLRFNKDRKILEPEEYHYELQDVTEPNLYRDVFPYDDIPKIPFNNRVVPMNPPEEIWITDTTFRDGQQALPPFTVEQMVAIYDMLHKLGGPNGVIRQTEFFLYSEKDKNALAKCREKGYKYPEITSWIRATKNDFHLVKEMGLKETGILTSCSDYHIFLKLKKTRRQALDMYLDIVRAALAEGIIPRCHFEDITRADFYGFVVPFASELMKLAKEAKMPVKIRACDTLGFGVAYAGASLPRNVNGIMYGLTHLAGVPSEWIEWHGHNDFYRGLTNATFAWLYGCSAVNGTLLGIGERTGNTPLEALAIEYVSLRGTWNGMDLSVITDIAKYFKNKIGYNIPLQQPFVGAHFNLTRAGIHVDGLLKDEEIYNVFNTGKILNRPPEVSLTDKSGLAGIAYWINNELELSGDKKIDKSLPAIAKMKEWIDSEFEKGRVNVISDDEMWELVKKYLPEHSPKKNSK, encoded by the coding sequence ATGCTTCGTTTCAATAAAGATAGGAAAATACTAGAACCTGAAGAATACCATTATGAATTGCAAGATGTAACCGAACCTAACTTATACAGGGATGTGTTCCCTTACGATGATATCCCTAAAATCCCGTTTAATAACAGGGTAGTACCTATGAATCCTCCGGAAGAAATATGGATTACAGACACGACTTTCAGAGACGGTCAGCAGGCGCTTCCTCCTTTTACCGTAGAACAAATGGTTGCTATCTATGATATGTTACACAAGCTCGGTGGGCCAAACGGGGTCATAAGGCAAACGGAATTCTTTCTATATTCTGAAAAAGATAAGAATGCTTTAGCCAAATGCAGGGAAAAGGGGTACAAATACCCTGAAATAACATCCTGGATAAGAGCAACTAAAAATGATTTTCATCTTGTAAAAGAAATGGGACTTAAAGAAACAGGTATTCTTACCTCCTGCTCTGATTATCATATCTTTCTGAAGCTTAAAAAAACCCGCAGGCAGGCATTGGATATGTATCTGGATATTGTCCGCGCTGCTTTGGCAGAAGGCATAATACCAAGGTGCCATTTTGAGGATATAACAAGAGCTGATTTTTACGGATTTGTTGTGCCTTTTGCAAGCGAGCTGATGAAGCTTGCAAAGGAAGCAAAAATGCCGGTTAAGATCAGGGCGTGCGATACTCTTGGTTTTGGGGTAGCTTATGCAGGAGCATCCTTACCCCGCAATGTGAACGGGATCATGTACGGGCTGACCCATCTGGCCGGAGTTCCGTCAGAGTGGATAGAATGGCACGGGCATAATGATTTTTACAGGGGTTTAACAAATGCTACTTTTGCATGGCTGTACGGGTGTAGTGCAGTAAACGGAACTTTACTAGGCATAGGTGAGCGGACAGGGAATACGCCTTTAGAAGCTCTTGCAATAGAATATGTATCTTTACGGGGAACCTGGAATGGAATGGACCTGTCGGTCATTACAGATATAGCCAAGTATTTTAAGAATAAGATAGGCTATAATATACCGCTGCAGCAGCCCTTTGTTGGAGCTCACTTTAACCTGACGAGGGCAGGCATACACGTGGACGGCCTTCTTAAAGATGAAGAAATTTACAATGTTTTTAATACAGGGAAAATCCTTAACAGGCCTCCGGAGGTCAGCTTGACCGACAAATCAGGCCTTGCGGGCATTGCTTACTGGATAAATAATGAGCTTGAACTTTCCGGTGATAAAAAAATAGATAAATCACTGCCTGCAATAGCTAAAATGAAAGAATGGATAGACAGCGAATTCGAAAAAGGAAGAGTAAACGTTATTTCAGACGATGAAATGTGGGAACTTGTGAAAAAATATCTGCCGGAACACAGCCCGAAGAAGAACAGTAAATGA
- a CDS encoding transposase, protein MARPLRIEYEGAIYHITSRGIDRREIFSDDKDREHFVQLLKEGADFYKAEIIAYCLMPNHFHFLLCTPKSNLSRFMQRLNTAYTRYFNFKYKRVGPLMQGRYKAILVGSDEYFLSLSRYIYLNPVKVKSSLKKSKVEQELILRNYKWSSYLSVLYPEKRSKYFRCEKVLEHTGGDTETGRKKYEEYVKEGVVNGAGNPMDKLRSQFLLGSEDFIKRIKDKYIKGKDLKSYTTNVREVRQYTIREIILKVAREYGIKPEELIELRSRQREARKVLIELSYRLCLEHKTLRDLGREFGGMTGAGISRVHERFQEEIRNNRDLGKRVENVYKAICE, encoded by the coding sequence ATGGCAAGGCCACTAAGAATAGAATATGAAGGAGCAATATACCATATAACAAGCCGTGGAATAGATCGCCGGGAAATATTCAGTGATGATAAAGACAGAGAGCACTTTGTTCAATTACTGAAAGAAGGCGCGGATTTTTATAAAGCGGAAATTATAGCATATTGTCTGATGCCGAATCACTTCCACTTTTTATTGTGCACGCCAAAGTCAAATTTAAGCAGGTTTATGCAGCGGCTTAATACCGCATATACAAGATATTTTAATTTTAAATATAAGCGCGTTGGCCCGCTGATGCAGGGAAGGTATAAGGCAATACTGGTGGGTTCTGATGAATATTTTCTATCGCTTAGCAGGTATATATATTTAAACCCGGTTAAGGTTAAGTCCTCATTGAAAAAGAGCAAAGTTGAACAGGAGCTAATATTAAGAAATTACAAATGGAGCAGTTATTTAAGTGTTTTATATCCTGAAAAGAGGTCAAAATATTTCAGATGTGAGAAAGTACTGGAACATACTGGCGGTGATACAGAAACCGGACGGAAGAAATATGAAGAATATGTGAAGGAAGGTGTGGTAAACGGAGCAGGCAATCCTATGGATAAGCTGCGCAGCCAGTTTTTACTTGGATCTGAGGATTTTATAAAGAGAATAAAGGACAAATATATCAAAGGGAAGGATTTAAAGTCTTATACAACAAATGTAAGAGAAGTGAGGCAGTATACAATCAGGGAAATAATTTTAAAAGTGGCGCGCGAGTATGGCATAAAACCTGAAGAATTAATTGAGCTGCGTTCACGACAGAGAGAGGCAAGAAAAGTGTTGATAGAACTAAGTTATAGGCTCTGCCTGGAACATAAGACATTAAGAGATTTGGGCAGAGAATTTGGGGGAATGACTGGAGCCGGAATATCTAGGGTACACGAGAGGTTTCAGGAAGAAATAAGAAATAATAGAGATTTGGGGAAAAGAGTAGAAAATGTATATAAGGCAATTTGTGAGTAA
- a CDS encoding VacB/RNase II family 3'-5' exoribonuclease has protein sequence MKQHWKRRNRHQGDHRHHGAGKKEETREGVIQHHGRFAFLLTETEGGQDVFLCGRGLGLAMDGDRVLARVRREYDGRLSGEIIKVLKRAHTSIVGILKKFPHGWGVFPEKGNASPAQVLSFAHRITPIAGAFAVLEVTRWPTDREGAAGTVTEVLGEPDDLRARITSLLRESGISEYFPKEVLAQSGALPDRLEPPAWHGREELFHLPIVTIDGADAKDFDDAISIEPLSDGMVCLGVHIADVAHYVKTGSAVDKEAYLRGTSVYLPDRVVPMLPLSLSNNLCSLVPNRERLTVSMFMDIDPEGKVTKRRLANTVIRSCRRFTYDEVQVLLDGGKLYDVPAAAAQAVLRMGCLADVLYDTRIKRGALDFNIPEYKVEMDAKGKPLRVALRPRLKSHRLIEEFMLLANESVATELMAAKIPFLHRRHDDPDPAKIKALSKALGDLGLSAGHVLGGNIHKALQDVLRQAEAHPLTYIINSLMVRSMQQAVYAPESKGHFGIAAIAYAHFTSPIRRYPDLMAHRAVKALLSGGTPYVGAEGSFDNVTSRHGGIQQGAKGVSLAEAGEHCSERERAAADAEHKAVDIMRAELFKGHIGEVMDGTVTTIIDTGSFVLCGNTGAEGMLRITNLAPGTKVKVIIDAVDTIDGKIDLSLAQKPQMPPHWRITHRKRK, from the coding sequence ATGAAACAACATTGGAAAAGGCGTAATAGGCATCAAGGTGACCATAGGCACCACGGGGCTGGGAAAAAGGAAGAAACCCGGGAAGGCGTTATACAGCATCACGGTAGGTTTGCGTTCCTGCTTACTGAAACAGAAGGCGGGCAGGACGTGTTTTTGTGCGGCCGCGGGCTTGGCCTGGCAATGGACGGTGACCGCGTTTTGGCGCGTGTGCGCCGCGAGTATGACGGCCGGTTGTCCGGTGAGATAATAAAAGTGCTGAAGCGTGCACATACTTCTATTGTTGGTATTCTTAAAAAATTTCCACACGGCTGGGGGGTATTCCCGGAGAAAGGAAATGCTTCGCCGGCACAGGTTCTGTCTTTTGCACATAGAATAACGCCTATAGCAGGGGCCTTTGCTGTTCTTGAAGTTACCCGATGGCCTACGGACAGGGAAGGTGCTGCCGGAACAGTAACCGAGGTGCTTGGCGAACCGGACGATTTACGGGCTCGTATTACATCGTTATTACGGGAGAGCGGTATCAGTGAATATTTCCCGAAAGAAGTTCTCGCACAAAGTGGCGCATTGCCTGATAGATTAGAACCACCTGCCTGGCATGGAAGAGAAGAGCTATTCCATCTTCCGATAGTGACAATTGACGGAGCTGACGCGAAGGATTTTGATGACGCGATCTCTATTGAACCACTTAGCGACGGGATGGTATGTCTTGGTGTGCATATAGCAGATGTGGCACATTATGTTAAGACAGGCTCAGCTGTTGATAAAGAGGCGTACCTTCGAGGGACAAGCGTTTACCTGCCCGACCGTGTAGTGCCTATGCTCCCGCTGTCTCTTTCAAATAATCTTTGCAGCCTTGTGCCTAACCGGGAGCGTCTTACTGTGTCAATGTTCATGGATATAGATCCTGAAGGAAAAGTTACGAAACGCAGATTGGCAAATACTGTAATTCGTTCCTGCCGTAGGTTCACTTATGATGAAGTTCAGGTGCTTCTTGACGGTGGAAAACTCTATGATGTACCCGCTGCCGCTGCACAGGCGGTGTTACGCATGGGATGTCTTGCCGATGTGTTATACGATACAAGAATCAAACGCGGCGCTTTAGATTTCAATATACCGGAGTATAAGGTTGAGATGGACGCTAAGGGCAAACCGCTGCGTGTGGCACTCCGTCCAAGGCTAAAGAGCCACCGGCTTATAGAAGAATTCATGCTGCTTGCCAATGAATCGGTCGCGACAGAGCTTATGGCAGCAAAAATACCCTTTTTGCACCGCAGACATGACGACCCGGACCCTGCTAAAATAAAAGCTCTGTCAAAGGCTCTTGGTGATTTGGGGCTTTCAGCAGGACACGTCCTTGGCGGGAATATACATAAAGCATTACAGGATGTTTTGCGTCAGGCCGAAGCTCACCCTTTGACATATATAATTAATTCACTTATGGTGCGCAGTATGCAGCAGGCTGTTTACGCACCGGAATCAAAAGGGCATTTTGGCATCGCAGCCATAGCCTATGCCCATTTTACATCACCCATCCGCAGGTATCCAGATCTTATGGCACACAGGGCTGTTAAAGCGCTTCTTTCAGGTGGAACCCCTTATGTAGGAGCCGAAGGCTCATTTGATAACGTGACATCCCGCCATGGCGGGATCCAGCAAGGCGCGAAAGGGGTTTCTCTTGCCGAGGCGGGCGAGCACTGCTCCGAGCGAGAACGAGCTGCAGCAGATGCTGAGCACAAGGCAGTTGACATTATGAGGGCTGAACTGTTCAAGGGACATATCGGTGAAGTAATGGACGGGACTGTTACGACAATTATAGACACCGGTTCATTTGTCCTCTGCGGAAATACTGGCGCAGAGGGAATGCTTCGTATTACCAATCTTGCGCCAGGTACAAAGGTTAAGGTGATAATAGACGCTGTTGATACGATTGATGGAAAAATAGACCTGTCCCTTGCACAAAAGCCGCAAATGCCGCCGCATTGGCGTATAACACACCGCAAACGAAAGTAG
- a CDS encoding CPBP family intramembrane metalloprotease: MNNKKNTLIILFIIGILPLEINGFYNWYISRFPAFYWLVEVLTWILLPLSILTFGVKNKVFGFKDLGFHSEVFDKKNSYLFFVSILVVTFLGIVIDVSSYYSIKKILNNYGMLQFDYKGVMPKTGILSIIVLLHFCLSAGFVEEIYFRGMFRLLFNNSSKNKLLYVLTSSIIFSAAHWEGGIWNLFEGLMVGVFFAMAYLRLKNLWPLIIGHIACDYYWFS, encoded by the coding sequence ATGAATAACAAAAAAAATACTCTCATTATTCTGTTTATTATTGGCATATTGCCTTTAGAAATAAATGGATTTTATAATTGGTATATTTCTCGATTCCCTGCCTTTTACTGGTTGGTTGAAGTTTTGACCTGGATCCTTCTTCCGTTATCTATACTTACATTCGGTGTAAAAAACAAGGTGTTCGGTTTTAAAGATCTGGGATTTCACTCTGAAGTTTTTGATAAAAAAAATAGTTATCTTTTTTTTGTCAGTATTTTAGTTGTGACGTTTTTAGGCATTGTCATAGATGTCTCATCCTACTATTCTATCAAGAAGATACTTAACAATTATGGTATGCTTCAATTTGATTATAAAGGCGTTATGCCCAAAACAGGAATATTAAGCATAATAGTATTACTGCATTTTTGCCTATCAGCAGGATTTGTTGAAGAAATATATTTCCGCGGTATGTTCAGGCTGCTGTTCAATAACAGCTCTAAAAATAAATTATTATATGTATTAACATCTTCAATAATATTTTCTGCCGCGCATTGGGAAGGCGGAATATGGAACCTGTTCGAAGGGCTGATGGTAGGAGTATTCTTCGCAATGGCATATCTGAGACTAAAAAATCTATGGCCGCTTATTATAGGCCATATTGCCTGTGATTATTATTGGTTTTCTTAA
- a CDS encoding sensor histidine kinase: protein MSLRYKIIFLFILAIVLPALLLSIILTSISKKALKNSIFYQQEETLNRLSDRLTSQINHNQQLLFVHKNIGRMPKAEQLLTAKEIFAQSEDFTEIALLDKNAREQWKLTRSGPVKNLAKRTTKPEFLEAYKGFEYISPVYISGQRSPYLILSIPLSPASSVLTAKLDLEKMWQWIKEIKVGQTGQAFVVDLKGNLIAHRDPERVWMHSDFSNLPIVKDFISYKQINSENWPEYKDEKGETVVSLYRPLAKFGWAVIIQIPAREVYLPVKRMYQSILFWTFVWTSIFLVVGYRFVKRIIDPLELLKSEAGKISQGKLDIKLDIKTGDEIQELAGSFEKMALSLKELEELRQDLISMIIHDLKSPLSGIMGGLDYLGSGLLGELTPEQKRIVEISNKSGQNLLIMIQNLLDIAKMEEGKLELRKEKFDIAKILLERFNQFEPLVKSENKTISADIGKDIPVIEIDGALIERVLNNLISNALHHTLKEGKIVLGLKNLDKFVEISVTDNGSGIPEEYKDKIFEKFVQIERKRVHLRTGAGLGLTFCKMAVEAHNGKIRVESEPGKGSSFILSLPSPT, encoded by the coding sequence ATGTCCTTAAGATATAAAATAATTTTTTTATTTATACTTGCCATAGTCCTGCCTGCTCTTCTTTTAAGCATCATACTGACCTCTATAAGTAAAAAGGCCTTGAAGAACTCCATATTTTATCAACAGGAGGAGACTCTTAACAGGCTTTCAGACCGTTTAACTTCTCAGATAAACCATAACCAGCAGCTCCTTTTCGTTCACAAAAATATCGGGCGTATGCCGAAGGCCGAGCAGCTCTTGACGGCAAAAGAGATTTTTGCTCAAAGCGAGGATTTTACTGAAATAGCCCTGCTTGATAAGAATGCAAGGGAACAATGGAAGCTTACCCGTTCAGGCCCGGTAAAAAACCTGGCAAAGCGTACTACTAAACCTGAATTTCTTGAGGCATACAAGGGTTTTGAATATATCAGCCCGGTCTATATTTCAGGCCAAAGAAGCCCCTACCTTATACTTTCGATCCCTTTATCGCCTGCCTCTTCCGTTCTTACGGCAAAACTTGACCTTGAAAAAATGTGGCAGTGGATAAAAGAAATAAAAGTTGGCCAGACCGGCCAGGCTTTTGTGGTTGACCTTAAAGGGAACCTTATAGCCCATAGGGATCCGGAACGCGTTTGGATGCACAGCGATTTCAGTAATTTGCCGATTGTTAAGGATTTCATAAGTTATAAACAGATCAACAGCGAAAACTGGCCTGAATATAAGGATGAGAAAGGCGAAACGGTTGTTTCTTTATACAGGCCGCTGGCAAAGTTCGGCTGGGCTGTTATAATACAGATACCCGCTAGAGAAGTATACCTGCCCGTCAAGAGAATGTATCAGAGTATTTTATTCTGGACTTTTGTCTGGACCAGTATATTCTTAGTGGTTGGGTACAGATTTGTTAAACGTATCATAGACCCGCTTGAACTTCTTAAATCAGAGGCGGGTAAGATCAGCCAGGGTAAACTTGATATTAAACTTGACATTAAAACAGGCGATGAAATACAAGAGCTTGCAGGCAGCTTTGAAAAAATGGCACTTTCCCTAAAAGAGTTGGAGGAATTACGGCAGGACCTTATCAGCATGATAATACATGACCTAAAAAGCCCGCTTAGCGGTATAATGGGAGGTCTTGATTACTTAGGGTCCGGGCTTTTGGGCGAACTTACCCCCGAACAGAAAAGAATAGTTGAGATATCGAATAAATCCGGGCAAAACCTCCTTATCATGATCCAAAATTTATTGGACATAGCAAAGATGGAAGAGGGAAAACTTGAATTGAGAAAAGAAAAATTCGATATAGCAAAGATACTTCTTGAGCGCTTTAACCAATTCGAACCATTGGTGAAAAGCGAGAACAAAACTATATCTGCGGACATCGGAAAAGATATCCCTGTCATTGAAATTGACGGAGCTCTGATAGAGAGGGTCTTAAATAACCTTATTTCAAACGCACTGCACCACACATTAAAGGAAGGTAAAATAGTTTTGGGCTTAAAGAATCTGGATAAATTTGTGGAAATAAGCGTAACTGATAACGGTTCCGGCATTCCGGAAGAATATAAGGATAAAATATTTGAAAAATTTGTTCAGATTGAAAGAAAAAGGGTGCACCTGCGTACGGGTGCGGGCCTGGGGCTGACATTCTGTAAAATGGCGGTAGAGGCGCATAACGGCAAGATAAGAGTTGAAAGCGAGCCCGGCAAAGGGAGCTCATTCATATTGTCTTTGCCCAGCCCCACATAA
- a CDS encoding response regulator, whose product MKKVLVVDDERDVCALLQHILKGQGYKTEIAHNGTECLDKIKYFKPDLVMLDINMPHMDGWQVLECLRSSAKTKELPVIMCTERNMIGDIDRADKFGINGYITKPFIVERVLRKVEDNFCKIKA is encoded by the coding sequence ATGAAGAAAGTTTTAGTAGTAGATGATGAAAGAGATGTTTGTGCGCTTTTGCAGCATATTCTAAAAGGACAGGGATACAAGACAGAAATAGCTCATAACGGTACAGAGTGCCTTGATAAAATAAAATATTTTAAGCCTGACCTTGTAATGCTTGATATAAACATGCCTCATATGGACGGGTGGCAGGTTCTGGAATGTTTAAGAAGCTCTGCTAAGACAAAAGAATTGCCTGTGATAATGTGTACCGAAAGAAATATGATCGGGGATATCGATAGGGCCGATAAATTTGGCATAAACGGGTATATAACCAAGCCTTTTATAGTAGAAAGAGTTTTAAGAAAAGTCGAAGATAATTTTTGTAAAATAAAAGCTTAG
- a CDS encoding efflux RND transporter periplasmic adaptor subunit — MKLKIKKLLGFLKIKKISDFIISTIGKIILFIFHIVKDKLWPRLTKLLPFLKKLEPLLQKIKPTSKKGKIIFISIFVLLFAIFGFAVKKIFFSKKAAAAEESKLFSVRVKPAKKENFSDKYTVMGTIKGAIENELRFEMDGILSSYNFNEGDKVKKGQVLCSLDPKDAMTKVDYAKSRHQSERSAYFSASQRLKVYEELYAMNALSESKIQEARYETMSADAKMKAALSELELAQSNLSKTSLLAPDNGLLAQIIIRPGEYITQHDVVAKFISGVETNFEVDVPEKDVNNLKVGQKVKINCDAYQNKDFIGKVAEIAPTVKERTRSTTVKIDVPNPDGELRSGMFGRGVIYLKELENVFIVPQESIITLGASTYLLPLLKPDELTKGEGTIELRNVKVGDKVENKAIIEDGLVPEELIVVETQGQLSDGIRVKYSIIEDKAEENQPAAQE; from the coding sequence ATGAAACTAAAAATAAAAAAACTATTGGGTTTTCTTAAAATAAAAAAGATTTCTGATTTTATTATATCAACAATAGGAAAAATCATACTTTTTATCTTTCATATTGTGAAAGATAAGCTGTGGCCGCGCCTTACAAAGCTACTCCCGTTCTTAAAAAAGCTTGAGCCTCTGTTACAAAAAATAAAACCGACTTCAAAAAAAGGCAAGATTATTTTCATTTCAATATTTGTTTTACTTTTTGCCATATTTGGTTTTGCCGTAAAAAAAATATTTTTTAGTAAAAAAGCGGCAGCAGCGGAAGAAAGCAAACTTTTCAGCGTCAGGGTAAAACCTGCTAAAAAAGAAAATTTCAGCGATAAGTATACCGTAATGGGTACCATAAAAGGAGCTATTGAAAACGAATTGAGGTTTGAAATGGACGGCATTCTGTCATCTTATAATTTTAATGAAGGCGATAAGGTAAAAAAAGGCCAGGTATTGTGTTCCCTTGACCCGAAAGATGCCATGACAAAAGTGGATTATGCAAAGAGCAGGCACCAGTCAGAAAGATCCGCTTATTTTTCAGCTTCCCAGAGATTAAAAGTCTACGAAGAATTGTACGCCATGAACGCTTTATCTGAAAGCAAAATACAGGAAGCAAGGTATGAAACGATGTCTGCGGACGCAAAAATGAAGGCCGCTCTTTCTGAACTTGAACTGGCTCAGTCAAATTTGTCCAAAACAAGTTTGCTTGCTCCTGATAACGGCCTTTTAGCGCAGATAATCATACGGCCGGGCGAGTACATAACCCAGCATGACGTAGTAGCCAAATTCATAAGCGGTGTTGAGACAAATTTCGAAGTAGATGTCCCGGAAAAAGACGTAAACAACCTAAAGGTCGGCCAAAAGGTGAAGATTAACTGTGATGCTTATCAGAACAAGGATTTTATAGGCAAGGTTGCGGAAATCGCTCCAACTGTCAAGGAAAGGACTCGCAGTACAACAGTTAAAATAGATGTCCCAAATCCCGACGGAGAACTGAGGTCCGGAATGTTTGGAAGAGGAGTAATTTATTTAAAAGAGCTGGAAAATGTATTTATTGTGCCCCAGGAAAGCATAATAACCCTTGGAGCATCTACGTATCTCCTGCCTTTGTTAAAACCTGATGAACTCACAAAAGGTGAAGGTACTATAGAATTGCGAAACGTTAAAGTCGGTGATAAAGTTGAAAATAAAGCAATAATAGAAGACGGTTTAGTGCCGGAGGAACTGATAGTAGTTGAAACTCAAGGACAGCTTTCCGATGGTATACGTGTAAAATATTCAATAATTGAAGACAAAGCCGAAGAAAATCAACCTGCTGCACAAGAGTAG